In the Flavisolibacter tropicus genome, one interval contains:
- a CDS encoding alpha/beta fold hydrolase, producing the protein MKKVCLLLLPLFLSFFSIAQDEMEKEFARLTKNTTGVPYGNNKATGKYYNIRGFKMYAETYGQGKPLLIIHGNGGSIGNFVHNLPYFSKKYKVIVADSRAQGNSKDPADSLSYEMMADDYAALLDAMKIDSAYVIGWSDGGINGLLLAMRHPEKVKKLAITGANLWPDTTAIFSDIAEMLQPAYTALKNKADKNAQEKAGWKLMRLLVEEPHITTDDLKTIQVPTLVIGGDQDIIRPAHTLLIAQNIPQSYLWILPNSGHSTPIIYKDEFNKTIDNFFSKPYRKLTGISRAF; encoded by the coding sequence ATGAAAAAGGTCTGCTTGCTTTTGTTACCCCTTTTCCTGTCTTTCTTTTCTATTGCGCAGGATGAAATGGAAAAAGAATTTGCCCGCCTCACCAAGAACACTACTGGTGTTCCTTATGGCAATAACAAAGCCACAGGTAAGTACTACAACATTCGTGGTTTTAAGATGTATGCAGAAACTTATGGACAGGGAAAACCGCTTCTCATTATTCATGGCAACGGAGGCTCCATTGGCAACTTTGTACATAACCTCCCCTATTTTTCTAAAAAATATAAAGTGATAGTAGCTGACAGCCGTGCGCAAGGCAACTCAAAAGACCCTGCCGACTCCCTGTCCTACGAAATGATGGCTGATGATTATGCCGCCCTGCTAGACGCAATGAAGATCGATTCAGCCTATGTTATTGGATGGAGCGATGGTGGCATAAATGGCTTACTGCTGGCAATGCGCCACCCTGAAAAGGTAAAGAAGCTAGCCATTACCGGTGCCAACCTTTGGCCAGATACTACTGCCATATTCTCTGACATTGCAGAAATGCTGCAGCCAGCCTATACAGCCCTTAAAAACAAAGCCGATAAAAATGCCCAGGAGAAAGCGGGCTGGAAACTAATGCGCCTGCTGGTGGAAGAACCACATATTACAACAGACGATTTAAAAACTATACAGGTTCCCACTTTGGTCATTGGCGGTGATCAGGATATTATTCGCCCAGCGCATACCCTTTTAATTGCCCAAAATATCCCGCAATCCTATTTATGGATACTACCCAATTCTGGTCACTCTACCCCAATTATTTATAAAGATGAGTTCAATAAGACGATTGACAACTTTTTCAGCAAACCTTATCGAAAGCTTACAGGAATTAGCCGTGCATTCTAA